The following proteins are co-located in the Candidatus Deferrimicrobiaceae bacterium genome:
- a CDS encoding chemotaxis protein CheW, with translation METAASRQIGPGQHKYLTFQLAGEIFGIDIRMIREIIGIMEITPVPDSDASIRGVINLRGKIIPVVDLRLKFGVEAAPFTERTCIVVVDLPDQTGLRQVGTIVDAVSEVSQIPSSDIEPPPEIGSGSVSEQIVGMAKLKEKVVILLDIGNILGG, from the coding sequence ATGGAAACGGCCGCATCCCGGCAAATCGGGCCCGGGCAACATAAATACTTAACGTTTCAGCTTGCCGGGGAGATCTTCGGGATCGACATCCGGATGATCCGGGAGATCATCGGGATCATGGAGATCACGCCCGTTCCCGATTCGGATGCCTCGATCCGGGGCGTGATCAACCTGCGCGGCAAGATCATCCCGGTCGTGGATCTCCGGCTGAAATTCGGCGTCGAGGCGGCGCCGTTCACAGAGCGCACCTGCATCGTCGTCGTCGACCTGCCCGATCAGACCGGTTTGCGGCAGGTCGGCACGATCGTGGACGCCGTGTCGGAAGTGAGCCAGATTCCCTCGTCCGACATCGAACCGCCGCCGGAAATCGGTTCAGGGTCCGTATCGGAACAGATCGTCGGCATGGCAAAACTGAAGGAGAAGGTGGTCATCCTGCTCGATATCGGGAACATCCTCGGAGGGTAG